CTTTGGTGGCGGTGTACAAAGCACGGACGATTTAAAAGCGGTGTTTGAAGCTGGTGCTAGCCAAATTACAGGAGGGAGTATAGCTATCAAGAATGAAGCCTTGTTTACAGAATGGATTGATGAATTTGGTGCTGAGAAGATTATCTTAGGTGCAGACGTGAAAGACGAGCATATCGCAATTCATGGTTGGCAGGAGAGTTCAGAGAAACATATTTTCGATTTCTTGGAGCACTATTTAGCAAAAGGTCTGAAATATGTGATTTGTACTGATGTTTCTAAAGATGGAGCTTTACAGGGTACTTCCAATCTACTGTATCAAAATATTCTTGATAGATTTCCGAATATAAAATTGATCGCCAGTGGTGGGGTGAGTCAACTAGAGGATTTACAAATCTTGGAAGAAATGAATGTGTATGGTGCTATCGTTGGAAAAGCTATTTACGAACAGAGGATAAACCTAAAAGACTTAAAGCAGTTTCAGTAAAATGTTAACGAAAAGAATAATTCCTTGTCTAGATATAAAGGACGGACGTACAGTTAAAGGTGTGAATTTTGTTGAATTGCGAGATGCTGGTGACCCCGTTGAATTGGCCAAAATTTATGCAGAAGAAGGTGCTGATGAGCTAGTATTTTTAGATATTACCGCAACTAATGAAAAGCGTAAAACATTGGTGGAACTGGTAGAGAAAGTAGCTGAGGCTATCAATATCCCTTTTACAGTAGGAGGGGGCATCAGCACGGTAGAAGATGTTTCCGTATTGTTGGCA
This is a stretch of genomic DNA from Marivirga harenae. It encodes these proteins:
- the hisA gene encoding 1-(5-phosphoribosyl)-5-[(5-phosphoribosylamino)methylideneamino]imidazole-4-carboxamide isomerase yields the protein MQIIPAIDIIGGKCVRLTKGDYNQKTEYNDNPLAVAKEFEAAGIQRLHLVDLDGAKAKKVVNLDVLQSIAEGTNLTIDFGGGVQSTDDLKAVFEAGASQITGGSIAIKNEALFTEWIDEFGAEKIILGADVKDEHIAIHGWQESSEKHIFDFLEHYLAKGLKYVICTDVSKDGALQGTSNLLYQNILDRFPNIKLIASGGVSQLEDLQILEEMNVYGAIVGKAIYEQRINLKDLKQFQ